Below is a window of Pseudodesulfovibrio sp. 5S69 DNA.
GTCCGGTTCCGTCCAGGATGGTCCTGATGGCCGCGGCGAGATCCTCGTGTATCGACAGCTTTCCTGCCTGCATTCTTTGCGTCACGTCTGCTCCTGATGCTCTGATGTTGGATGGGTCTCCTTGGGAGACATCCTTTCCAGATTGCCTTGAGTCGGGGAGTAATGCAACCACTACCGACTTTTCCGGCAACACGTTTCGGATATCAAGGGGCTTGTTCTCGGGACCTGGCAGGGCCGGGGGTTGAACGGAATTTGTAAGTGTTTCCGGTTGATACGACATTCTGACGAGCTCACCTAGCAGGCGGAGTCCCGGAGAGGCGTGCATGCAGCCGAATGTCATTATTCCGGTTCTCAACAAATTTTTCCTGACGCGGGATTGCCTGCGTTCCCTGCGCAGGCATGCGCCCGAGCAGGACATGGAGGTCCTCGTGGAGGACAACGGCTCCGCCGACGCGACGGCCGCCGGGCTCGATCCCCTGGGCGCGGAGTTGTTCGGGGACCGTTTTCGGGCCATCCACCTGGCCGAAAACCGAAATTTCGCCCCGGCCTGCAACCTGGGCGCGCGCGAGGCCGGGGGCAGGCACCGCTTTTTCCTCAACAACGACACGGTGCTGCCGCCGGGCTGGTATCCGCCCCTGCTGGAGGCCCTCAGGGGAGGCTGCGGAGCGGCCGGGCCGCTGCTCATGTATCCGGCCCGCGGCCCGCTGCCCCTGGACCGCGTCCGGCACCTGAGGGTGGCCTGCCAGCCGAAACTGCACTTTTGCCACCTCTAGGAGTTCTTTCCGGCTTCGCATGCCGTGCGTCAGCCGAACCATCCAAGTGAAACGGGGCGGAATGCGCCACCGCAAAATGCGCGGACCGGACCGTCCTACCGTCCGGCGGCCTCCAGGATGCGCTTCCACAGCCGCTCCAGGGGCACGGGCTTGTGCAGAAAGTCGAAGGCCCCGGCCTCCAGGGACTGCATGTGCCGGGTCATGTCGCCCTCGCCGGTGAGCAGGATGACCTCGGTGCCGGGGAAGTTCTTGCGGATGATTTTGAGGATTTCGAGCCCGTTCAGGTCGGGCATGTGCATGTCCAGCAGGACCACGTCCACGGGTTCGGCCTCCAGGACGGCGTAGGCATCGACCCCGTCTTCCGCGGTGGACACCCGCGCT
It encodes the following:
- a CDS encoding glycosyltransferase, which codes for MQPNVIIPVLNKFFLTRDCLRSLRRHAPEQDMEVLVEDNGSADATAAGLDPLGAELFGDRFRAIHLAENRNFAPACNLGAREAGGRHRFFLNNDTVLPPGWYPPLLEALRGGCGAAGPLLMYPARGPLPLDRVRHLRVACQPKLHFCHL
- a CDS encoding response regulator; translated protein: MTVPIRILLVDDEAAFVDTLAKRLAHLGARVSTAEDGVDAYAVLEAEPVDVVLLDMHMPDLNGLEILKIIRKNFPGTEVILLTGEGDMTRHMQSLEAGAFDFLHKPVPLERLWKRILEAAGR